The following DNA comes from Mycolicibacterium aromaticivorans JS19b1 = JCM 16368.
GGCGTGATAGCGACGCGCACCGAGGTCGTATTCGGTCTTCTCCACACCGGGCAGCACCACATCGAGCACCTGCAGCGCTTCGCCGATCACCTCCGGGCCGATACCGTCGCCCGCGATCACCGCCAGTTTCATGACAGGTCCACCACTTCCAGGGTCGTCGCGCCGACGGCCGTGCGGATCGCCGACCGGATATCGTCGGACACATCGCGGTCCAGCCGCAGCATCAGAGTCGCGGCCTCGCCGCTGGTGTCCTGGCTCAGCTGAGCCGCCAGGATGTTCACGTCGGCGTTGCCGAGCACCGTGCCGATCTTGCCCAGCGCCCCGGGCTGATCCGAGTAGTGCAGCACCAGGTTCACCCCCTCGGCGCGCAGATCGAAGTTGCGCCCGTTGATCTGGACGACCTTCTCGACCTGCTGCGGGCCGGACAACGTTCCGGACACGTTTGTGGCGGTGCCGTCGGGACCGACCACCCGGACGTCGACGAGGCTGCGATGGTTGGGGCTCTCGCTCGCCGTCGTCAGTTCGCTCTGCAGGCCCCGTTCGGCGGCCAGGTTCGGCGCGTTGACGAACGTCACCTGCTGATCGGTCACCGTCGAGAAGAATCCGCGCAGCGCCGAAAGTTTCAGCACCTCAACATCTTCGGAGGCAATCTCGCCGGAGACCCGGACCGACAGGTTCGACGCGGCGCCGGTGGACAGCACACCGACCAGCAGGCCGAGCTTGCGGGCCAGGTCCAGCCAGGGTGCCACCTCTTCGCTCACCGCACCGCCGCCGACGTTGACCGCATCCGGCACGAACTCGCCGGCCAGCGCCAGCTTCACGCTCGCCGCCACATCGGTGCCTGCCCGGTCCTGAGCCTCGGCGGTGGAGGCACCCAGGTGCGGGGTGACGACAACCTGCGGCAGTTCGAACAACGGGCTGTCGGTGCACGGTTCGGTGCTGAACACATCGAGGCCCGCCGCGAACACATGACCACTTGTGATCGCATCGGCGAGGGCGTGCTCGTCGATCAGACCACCACGGGCGGCGTTGACGATGACCACGCCCTTCTTGGTCTTCGCCAGCGCCTCCTTGCCGAGCAGACCGGCGGTCTCCGGGGTCTTGGGCAGGTGCACGGAGATGAAGTCGGCCCGGGCCAGCAGGTCGTCGAGCGGCATCAGCTCGATGCCCAGCTGGGCGGCGCGGGCGGCCGGCACGTACGGGTCGTAGGCGATGACGTGGGTGCCGAAGGCGGCCAGGCGCTGCGCCACCAGCTGTCCGATCCGGCCAAGACCCACCACGCCGACGGTCTTGCCGTAGATCTCGGTGCCGGAGAACGACGACCGCTTCCAGGTGTGCTGGCGCAGCGTCGCGTCGGCGGCGGGGATCTGCCGCGCGGCCGACAGCATCAGGGCCAGCGCGTGCTCGGCGGCGCTGTGGATGTTCGACGTCGGCGCGTTCACGACCAGCACCCCGGCAGCGGTGGCGGCGTCGACGTCGACGTTGTCCAGGCCGACGCCGGCCCGGGCGACGATCTTCAGCTTGGGCGCGGCGGCGATCACCTCGGCGTCCACCGTGGTGGCCGAGCGCACCAGCAGGGCGTCGGCGTCGGCGACGGCGGCCAGCAGTTTCGGCCGGTCCGGGCCGTCGACCCAGCGCACCTCGACCTGGTCACCCAGGGCTGCGACGGTCGACTCGGCGAGCTTGTCTGCGATCAACACAACGGGCAGATTCACGCCGGTCAGCCTAGTGGTTGTCGCCCGGTGGACGATCATCGGCCGTGGTGCGGTCTACTTAGACGGTGGACGTGACCGTCGTCGGCAGTGGTCCCAATGGGTTGGCGGCCGCCGTCATCTGCGCGCGCGCCGGCTTGTCGGTGCGCGTCATCGAAGGCCAGCCGACGTTCGGCGGCGGTGCCCGCACCACGGCCGACCCGGAATATCCCGGCATCCGGCATGACGTCTGCTCGGCCGTGCATCCGCTGGCACTGGCCTCCCCCTTCTTCGCCGAGTTCGACCTTCCGGCGCGGGGCGTCGAGTTGATCGTGCCGGAGATCTCCTACGCGAACCCGCTGCCGAACCGGCCCGCCGCGATCGCCTACCACTCGCTGCAGCGCACCTGCGCCGAACTGGACGAGGGCAGCTCGTGGCGGCGGCTGTTCGGTCCGCTGGCGTCCCATCCCGCCGGTGTGCTCGGATTCTTCCTCGGCGACAAGCGCTCGCTGCCACCCGATCTCCTCACCACCGTGCGATCGGGACTGCGGGTGCTCGCCCAGGGCAGCCCGGCGTGGGGCGTGCTGCGCGGCGAGGACGCCCGCGCGCTGTTCACCGGCGTTGGCACCCATGCGATCTCGACGATGCCGTCGCCGGTCAACAGTGGCGCCGGGATCATGCTCGGCACGGTCGCGCACACCGCGGGCTGGCCGGTGCCGGTCGGCGGCAGCCAGGTGATCGTCGACGCGATGCTCGCGGATCTGCAGGCCCACGGCGGCGAGCTGGTGGTCGGCGAGCCGGTGACCTCCCCACCGCCGGGTGTGGTGATCTACGACACCGCGCCCACCGCGCTGCTGGACATCTACGGCTCAGCGGTACCGGATTCTTACGCAAAGTCCTTGCGGCGCTACAAGTTCGGGCCGGGTGTCTGCAAAGTGGACTTCGTGCTCTCCGGCGACATCCCCTGGCGTGACGAGCGGATGGCGAACTCCCCCACCGTCCACATGGGCGGCACCCGCGCGCAGATGGCGTACGGCGAGAAGGAGATCGCCGCGGGGCGCCACGCCGAGTGGCCGATGACGTTGGCGGCGCTGCCGCACCTGTCCGACCCGTCGCGGATCGACTCCGCGGGACGCCGACCGCTGTGGACGTATGCGCACGTTCCGTCGAACTCGACCGAGGACGTCACCGAGACGGTCATCAGAATGTTCGAGAACGCCGCACCCGGATTCCGGGACTTGGTGCTGGCCTCGCGATGTGTGACCGCGGCGCAGATGCCTGCGCACAACGCGAACTACGTCGGCGGCGACATCATCGTCGGCGGGGCGACGCTGTTCGCGGCGATGGTCGGGCCGACGTTGCGCTGGAATCCGTGGACCACCCCGATCCCCAAGGCGTACCTGAGTTCGTCGGCGACTCCGCCGGGGACCGGCGTGCACGGGATGTGCGGTTACTACGCCGCGCGCACGGTGCTCAAGCGTGAATTCGGCCTGCCACTGCCGTCACTCGCCCCCTAAATCCGGCGCGGTTTCGTGCGCTGAGCGCTCGTGGGCGCGCCGTACCTGGTGGATGAAAAAAGAAGCCACGCAGGGGGTCTTCACGACACCCTGCGTGGCTTCAAGTAAAGCGAACTGGCTAAGCCGTTTCGGTGATGGGCCGGTCGACCCAGCTCATCAGGTCGCGCAGCTTCTTGCCAGTGACCTCGATCGGGTGCTCGGCGTTCTTCTTGCGCAGTCCTTCGAGCTCCTTGTTGCCGCCCTCGACGTTGGCGACCAGGCGCTTGACGAAGCTCCCGTCCTGGATGTCCTTGAGGATGCCGCGCATCCGCTCCTTGGTGTCGGCATCGATGACGCGCGGACCGGAGATGTAGCCACCGAACTCCGCGGTGTCGGACACCGAGTAGTTCATCCGGGCGATGCCGCCCTCGTACATCAGGTCGACGATCAGCTTGAGCTCGTGGAGCACCTCGAAGTAAGCCATCTCGGGGGCGTAGCCCGCCTCGACCATGACCTCGAAGCCGGCCTTGACGAGTTCCTCGGTGCCACCGCACAACACGGCCTGCTCACCGAAGAGGTCGGTCTCGGTCTCTTCCTTGAAGTCCGTCTTGATGACGCCCGCGCGGGTACCGCCGATGCCCTTGGCGTAGGACAGCGCCAGCGCCTGGCCCTCACCCTTGGGGTCCTGGTCGACGGCGATCAGGCAGGGCACACCCTTGCCGTCGACGAACTGGCGGCGCACCAGGTGGCCGGGGCCCTTGGGGGCGACCATGCCGATGGTCACGTTGGCCGGCGGCTTGATCAGACCGAAGTGGATGTTCAGGCCGTGGCCGAAGAACAGGGCGTTGCCGTCCTCGAGGTTCGGCTCGATGTCGTTCTTGAAGATCTCGGCCTGCGCGGTGTCCGGGGCCAGCAACATGATGACGTCGGCCCACTTGGCGACCTCGGCGGGAGTGTCGACCTCGAGGCCCTGCTCGGTGACCTTCTCGCGCGACTTGGAGCCCTCCTTGAGGCCGACCTTGACCTGCACGCCCGAGTCACGCAGGCTCAGCGAGTGCGCGTGGCCCTGGCTGCCGTAACCGATCACACCGACCTTGCGGCCCTGAATGATCGACAGGTCGGCGTCATCGTCGTAGAACATCTCAACTGACACGATTGAACTTTCCTTCTGGTTGGTTACTTATGGGTCTTTACTTGGCGTTCGTCATGCCGCGCGGTCCTCGCGACAGTGACACCACGCCGGACTGCACGATCTCGCGCACGCCATAGGGTTCGAGCACCCGCAGGAACGCCTCGATCTTCTCCTGGGTGCCGGTCGCCTCGATGGTCAGCGACTCGGTGGACACGTCGATCACCTTGGCGCGGAACAGGTTCACCGCCTCGATGACCTGCCCGCGGGTGCCGGCGTCGGCGCGGACCTTGATCAGCGCGAGTTCACGGTGCACCGAATTCTCGACGTCCTGCTCGACGATCTTGATCACGTTGATCAGCTTGTTGAGCTGCTTGGTGATCTGCTCGAGCGGTGTCTCCTCCGCGGTGACGACGATCGTCATCCGCGACATGTTCTTCTGCTCGGTGGCTCCGACCGCCAGTGACTCGATGTTGAAGCCGCGCCGGGAGAACAGTGCGGCCACCCGGGCCAGCACACCGGGCTTGTCTTCCACCAACACCGAAAGGGTGTGGGTGACAGTGTTTCCCGCCATCAGGCCCGTCCCTCCTCGTTGTCGTCGAACAGCGGGCGGATGTTGCGCGCCGCCATGATCTCGTCGTTGCCGCAGCCCGCGGCGACCATCGGCCACACCTGGGCGTCGGCGCCGACGATGAAGTCGATCACCACCGGCCGGTCGTTGATGGCCCGGGCCTGGTTGATCACGTCGATCACGTCTTCTTCACGCTCGCAACGCAGCCCGACACACCCGTACGCCTCGGCCAGCTTGACGAAGTCCGGGATGCGATGGCTGTGGGTGGCCAGATCGGTTTGGCTGTACCGCTCTTCGTAGAACAGGGTCTGCCATTGGCGCACCATGCCCAGGTTGCCGTTGTTGATCAGCGCGACCTTGATCGGCACCCCTTCGACCGCGCAGGTGGCCAGCTCCTGATTGGTCATCTGGAAGCAGCCGTCGCCGTCGATCGCCCACACCTCGGCCTCGGGCCTGGCCATCTTGGCGCCCATGGCCGCCGGGACGGCGTAGCCCATGGTCCCCAGACCGCCGGAATTCAGCCAGGTGCGCGGGTTTTCGTAGGAGATGAACTGCGCTGCCCACATCTGGTGCTGGCCGACGCCCGCGACGTAGATGGCGTCCGGCCCGGCGATCTTGCCCAACTGGGAGATCACGTACTCCGGGCTGAGGCTGCCGTCATGCTGCGGGTCATAGCTCAGCGGGTAGGTCGCCTGGATCCCGTTCAGGTACTCCCACCAGTCGTCCTGGTTCGCCCGCGGTTCCGCGCCGGAGATCTTGCGCAGCGCCTCGATCAGTTCGCTGATCGCCAGCTTCACATCGCCCACGATCGGCACGTCGGCGTTGCGGTTCTTACCGATCTCGGCGGGATCGATGTCGACGTGGATGACCTTCGCCTCGGGGGCAAAGGAATCCAGCTTGCCGGTCACCCGGTCATCGAACCGCGCACCCAACGCGATCAGCAGGTCGCTCTTTTGCAGCCCGGCCACCGCGGCGACGGTGCCATGCATACCCGGCATACCCAGGTTCTGCTGGTGGCTGTCCGGGAAGGCACCGCGCGCCATCAGGGTGGTGACCACCGGGATGCCGGTCAGCTCGGCCAGCGTCCGCAACTCGTCGGTGGCCTCACCGCGGATCACGCCGCCGCCGACATAGAGCACCGGCCGACGCGCCGCGGCGATCAGCTTGGCGGCCTCGCGGATCTGCCGGCTGTGCGGCTTGGTGTTGGGCTTGTAGCCGGGCAGATCGATCTGCGGCGGCCATGAGAACGTGCACTGCCCCTGCAAGATGTCCTTCGGGATATCGACAAGAACAGCTCCAGGACGTCCGCTTGACGCGATGTGGAACGCCTCGGCGATCACCCTCGGGATGTCGTCACCGTTGCGCACCAGGAAATTGTGCTTGGTGATCGGCATCGTGATGCCGGAAATGTCGGCTTCCTGGAAGGCGTCGGTCCCGATCAGGCTGCGACCGACCTGCCCGGTGATGGCGACCACCGGGATGGAGTCCATCTGCGCGTCGGCCAACGGGGTGACCAGGTTGGTGGCACCCGGACCCGAGGTGGCCATCATGACCCCGACCTTGCCGGTGGCGTGGGCGTAACCGCTGGCGGCGTGCCCGGCGCCCTGTTCGTGGCGGACCAGCACGTGGCGCAGTTTCTGGGAGTCGTAGAGCGGGTCGTAGACCGGCAGCACCGCGCCGCCCGGGATTCCGAAGATGGTCTCGACGCCGATCTCTTCCAGCGAGCG
Coding sequences within:
- the ilvN gene encoding acetolactate synthase small subunit, which produces MAGNTVTHTLSVLVEDKPGVLARVAALFSRRGFNIESLAVGATEQKNMSRMTIVVTAEETPLEQITKQLNKLINVIKIVEQDVENSVHRELALIKVRADAGTRGQVIEAVNLFRAKVIDVSTESLTIEATGTQEKIEAFLRVLEPYGVREIVQSGVVSLSRGPRGMTNAK
- the serA gene encoding phosphoglycerate dehydrogenase yields the protein MNLPVVLIADKLAESTVAALGDQVEVRWVDGPDRPKLLAAVADADALLVRSATTVDAEVIAAAPKLKIVARAGVGLDNVDVDAATAAGVLVVNAPTSNIHSAAEHALALMLSAARQIPAADATLRQHTWKRSSFSGTEIYGKTVGVVGLGRIGQLVAQRLAAFGTHVIAYDPYVPAARAAQLGIELMPLDDLLARADFISVHLPKTPETAGLLGKEALAKTKKGVVIVNAARGGLIDEHALADAITSGHVFAAGLDVFSTEPCTDSPLFELPQVVVTPHLGASTAEAQDRAGTDVAASVKLALAGEFVPDAVNVGGGAVSEEVAPWLDLARKLGLLVGVLSTGAASNLSVRVSGEIASEDVEVLKLSALRGFFSTVTDQQVTFVNAPNLAAERGLQSELTTASESPNHRSLVDVRVVGPDGTATNVSGTLSGPQQVEKVVQINGRNFDLRAEGVNLVLHYSDQPGALGKIGTVLGNADVNILAAQLSQDTSGEAATLMLRLDRDVSDDIRSAIRTAVGATTLEVVDLS
- a CDS encoding phytoene desaturase family protein — its product is MDVTVVGSGPNGLAAAVICARAGLSVRVIEGQPTFGGGARTTADPEYPGIRHDVCSAVHPLALASPFFAEFDLPARGVELIVPEISYANPLPNRPAAIAYHSLQRTCAELDEGSSWRRLFGPLASHPAGVLGFFLGDKRSLPPDLLTTVRSGLRVLAQGSPAWGVLRGEDARALFTGVGTHAISTMPSPVNSGAGIMLGTVAHTAGWPVPVGGSQVIVDAMLADLQAHGGELVVGEPVTSPPPGVVIYDTAPTALLDIYGSAVPDSYAKSLRRYKFGPGVCKVDFVLSGDIPWRDERMANSPTVHMGGTRAQMAYGEKEIAAGRHAEWPMTLAALPHLSDPSRIDSAGRRPLWTYAHVPSNSTEDVTETVIRMFENAAPGFRDLVLASRCVTAAQMPAHNANYVGGDIIVGGATLFAAMVGPTLRWNPWTTPIPKAYLSSSATPPGTGVHGMCGYYAARTVLKREFGLPLPSLAP
- a CDS encoding acetolactate synthase large subunit codes for the protein MSAPTRPPEPSATADSPGAAHSAGKNGTTAAKRVAPEQLTGAQAVVRSLEEIGVETIFGIPGGAVLPVYDPLYDSQKLRHVLVRHEQGAGHAASGYAHATGKVGVMMATSGPGATNLVTPLADAQMDSIPVVAITGQVGRSLIGTDAFQEADISGITMPITKHNFLVRNGDDIPRVIAEAFHIASSGRPGAVLVDIPKDILQGQCTFSWPPQIDLPGYKPNTKPHSRQIREAAKLIAAARRPVLYVGGGVIRGEATDELRTLAELTGIPVVTTLMARGAFPDSHQQNLGMPGMHGTVAAVAGLQKSDLLIALGARFDDRVTGKLDSFAPEAKVIHVDIDPAEIGKNRNADVPIVGDVKLAISELIEALRKISGAEPRANQDDWWEYLNGIQATYPLSYDPQHDGSLSPEYVISQLGKIAGPDAIYVAGVGQHQMWAAQFISYENPRTWLNSGGLGTMGYAVPAAMGAKMARPEAEVWAIDGDGCFQMTNQELATCAVEGVPIKVALINNGNLGMVRQWQTLFYEERYSQTDLATHSHRIPDFVKLAEAYGCVGLRCEREEDVIDVINQARAINDRPVVIDFIVGADAQVWPMVAAGCGNDEIMAARNIRPLFDDNEEGRA
- the ilvC gene encoding ketol-acid reductoisomerase, which gives rise to MFYDDDADLSIIQGRKVGVIGYGSQGHAHSLSLRDSGVQVKVGLKEGSKSREKVTEQGLEVDTPAEVAKWADVIMLLAPDTAQAEIFKNDIEPNLEDGNALFFGHGLNIHFGLIKPPANVTIGMVAPKGPGHLVRRQFVDGKGVPCLIAVDQDPKGEGQALALSYAKGIGGTRAGVIKTDFKEETETDLFGEQAVLCGGTEELVKAGFEVMVEAGYAPEMAYFEVLHELKLIVDLMYEGGIARMNYSVSDTAEFGGYISGPRVIDADTKERMRGILKDIQDGSFVKRLVANVEGGNKELEGLRKKNAEHPIEVTGKKLRDLMSWVDRPITETA